Proteins encoded in a region of the Deefgea piscis genome:
- a CDS encoding pyrimidine 5'-nucleotidase, whose product MPQPTWIFDLDNTLHHASRHAFPVIDSAMTAWLQSELQLQQSAANQLRQDYWRRYGATLLGLVRHHPHLNPHHFLAACHPLPQLLSQVHPMPQLKSTLARLNGNKILFTNGPIAYARAMLAALDIERYFMGIAAIDTLNLTPKPIPKAYHQMLRQFKLQASDCIMVEDSIDNLITAKKLGMQTVWLRHGNKNHPAADRCITQLKQL is encoded by the coding sequence ATGCCCCAACCCACTTGGATTTTTGATCTCGACAATACGCTGCATCACGCCAGTCGGCATGCATTTCCCGTTATCGATTCGGCAATGACCGCTTGGCTACAAAGTGAATTACAGCTGCAGCAATCGGCGGCCAATCAGCTGCGCCAAGATTATTGGCGGCGCTATGGGGCGACTTTATTAGGCTTAGTTCGCCACCATCCCCACCTAAACCCGCATCATTTTTTAGCTGCTTGCCACCCCTTGCCGCAACTACTGAGCCAAGTGCATCCAATGCCACAGCTTAAATCCACACTGGCCCGACTCAACGGCAACAAGATTTTATTTACCAATGGCCCCATTGCTTACGCCAGAGCCATGCTCGCGGCACTCGATATTGAGCGATATTTTATGGGTATAGCGGCCATCGATACGCTTAACCTTACCCCTAAGCCAATACCCAAGGCTTATCATCAAATGCTACGCCAATTTAAACTTCAAGCCAGCGATTGCATCATGGTTGAAGACAGCATCGACAATCTAATTACTGCCAAAAAATTAGGCATGCAAACGGTCTGGTTGCGCCACGGCAATAAAAATCATCCCGCAGCCGATCGCTGCATTACGCAACTGAAACAGTTATAA
- the argB gene encoding acetylglutamate kinase has protein sequence MPEITPQIKAEILSEALPYIQRFLDKTIVIKYGGNAMIDEELKDGFASDVVLLKLVGMNPVVVHGGGPQINDLLDRIGKKGEFIQGMRVTDAETMDVVEMVLGGHVNKEIVSLINKHGGKAVGLTGQDGHFIRARKMMLKDNMGENNIDIGQVGEIQSIDPSIVLHLDAADFIPVIAPIGVDATGESLNINADLVAGKLAEVLKAEKLILMTNTPGVLDKEGTLLTKLTARRIDELFADGTISGGMLPKIASALDAAKSGVNAVHIIDGRVKHALLLEVLTEQGVGTMIRAK, from the coding sequence GTGCCTGAAATAACCCCACAAATCAAAGCTGAAATTCTTTCTGAAGCCCTGCCATATATCCAACGCTTCTTAGATAAAACCATCGTGATCAAATACGGTGGCAACGCAATGATTGATGAAGAGCTCAAAGATGGGTTTGCATCAGATGTGGTGTTACTCAAGCTAGTGGGCATGAATCCAGTAGTGGTTCACGGCGGTGGCCCACAAATTAATGATTTACTCGATCGCATCGGTAAAAAAGGCGAATTCATCCAAGGCATGCGCGTCACCGACGCCGAAACCATGGATGTGGTTGAAATGGTCTTAGGTGGTCACGTCAATAAAGAAATCGTGTCGTTGATTAATAAACACGGCGGCAAAGCGGTCGGTTTAACCGGTCAAGACGGCCACTTTATCCGCGCGCGTAAAATGATGCTCAAAGACAATATGGGCGAAAACAATATCGACATCGGCCAAGTGGGCGAAATTCAAAGCATCGACCCATCGATTGTGCTGCATTTAGACGCCGCCGACTTTATTCCAGTGATTGCGCCAATCGGTGTTGATGCCACTGGCGAGAGCCTGAATATCAATGCCGACCTAGTCGCTGGCAAATTGGCGGAAGTGCTCAAGGCCGAAAAACTCATCTTAATGACCAATACCCCCGGCGTTTTGGATAAAGAAGGCACACTGCTAACCAAACTCACGGCACGCCGGATTGATGAATTATTTGCCGATGGCACTATCTCTGGCGGCATGTTGCCGAAAATTGCTTCGGCACTGGATGCAGCCAAAAGCGGCGTTAATGCAGTGCATATTATTGATGGCCGAGTTAAACATGCCTTACTGCTCGAAGTATTGACCGAGCAAGGCGTGGGCACGATGATTCGCGCGAAATAA
- a CDS encoding TetR/AcrR family transcriptional regulator — protein MCPIKCWSRRKEARPQEILEAALALFVEKGYAATKIEDIARAAGVTRGTPYLYFANKEEIFKSVIRSLLLPQLAIGATLLQDWQGNARDLLQELFHLWWRNVGATSLSALPKLMIAEGGNFPEVMQLYNEEVIAPGQAMLRHVLALGVARGEFVVNDIDYAAHILSSPMVMAMLLQNTPLYCLPADFSAQRYVQCTVDLFLTGLLARPMDASHA, from the coding sequence ATGTGCCCCATCAAATGTTGGTCGCGACGGAAAGAAGCGCGGCCACAGGAAATTCTCGAGGCGGCTTTAGCCTTGTTTGTCGAAAAAGGCTATGCCGCCACCAAGATCGAAGACATTGCCCGTGCCGCCGGCGTAACCCGTGGCACGCCTTATTTGTACTTTGCCAATAAAGAAGAAATCTTCAAATCGGTGATTCGTTCCTTGCTGTTACCGCAACTGGCGATTGGTGCAACGCTATTACAAGACTGGCAAGGCAATGCCCGGGATTTGCTGCAAGAGCTATTTCATTTGTGGTGGCGTAATGTTGGCGCTACATCGCTATCGGCATTGCCCAAATTGATGATTGCTGAAGGGGGTAATTTCCCTGAGGTGATGCAGCTTTACAATGAAGAAGTGATTGCGCCGGGACAGGCAATGTTGCGGCATGTGCTAGCGCTGGGCGTGGCACGTGGCGAATTTGTGGTTAACGATATCGACTACGCTGCGCATATTTTATCTAGTCCGATGGTCATGGCCATGCTGCTGCAAAACACCCCTTTATATTGTTTACCCGCTGATTTTTCAGCCCAGCGTTACGTGCAATGCACGGTGGATTTATTTTTAACCGGCCTTCTGGCCCGTCCTATGGATGCCTCTCATGCTTAA
- the ampD gene encoding 1,6-anhydro-N-acetylmuramyl-L-alanine amidase AmpD — protein sequence MLQFEIDELGWCNAAKRIPSPNCDARPAGQAPDMLVIHNIHLPPQPAGALEFTGSDIERLFTNTLEVADHACYAELAQLRVSAHFLIRRSGEILQFVPCELRAWHAGVSRWQARERCNDFSIGIEMEGSDFVPFMPAQYTALNSLAAALQRRYPLAFLLGHSEIAPERKTDPGPYFNWNALAAPILELRQTGNISQS from the coding sequence ATGCTGCAATTTGAAATTGATGAATTGGGCTGGTGCAATGCGGCTAAGCGGATCCCTAGCCCCAATTGTGATGCTCGCCCAGCAGGGCAAGCACCCGATATGCTGGTGATTCACAATATTCATTTGCCACCGCAACCTGCTGGCGCGCTTGAATTTACTGGTTCGGATATTGAGCGGCTATTTACCAATACGCTGGAGGTGGCGGATCACGCTTGTTATGCTGAGTTGGCGCAATTGCGGGTGTCGGCGCATTTTTTGATTCGCCGCAGCGGTGAAATCTTGCAATTTGTACCGTGCGAGCTGCGCGCTTGGCATGCGGGCGTTTCACGCTGGCAAGCGCGTGAGCGTTGTAATGATTTTTCGATTGGCATTGAAATGGAAGGCTCAGATTTTGTGCCCTTTATGCCGGCGCAATATACAGCGTTAAATTCTCTAGCTGCAGCATTGCAGCGCCGCTACCCGCTGGCTTTTTTACTCGGGCATAGCGAGATTGCACCGGAAAGAAAAACCGATCCCGGGCCTTATTTTAACTGGAATGCGCTTGCAGCGCCGATTTTGGAATTACGCCAAACTGGCAACATCAGCCAAAGCTAA
- a CDS encoding potassium transporter Kup, with the protein MSTSQAQDPKKLAGLIVGAIGVVYGDIGTSPLYTLKECFNGHVALDLNPANILGVLSLIFWSLMIVVSTKYIMFIMRADNRGEGGILALMALAARNATPGSRKAMWITIIGLFGAALFYGDSIITPAISVLSALEGISIVSHTFDPYIIPIAIAVMVALFWIQARGTASMGKLFGPITIAWFLALAGLGIAQIIQAPEVLKALNPLYAIEFFIGSPKIAFILLGAVVLALTGAEALYADMGHFGRPAIRYAWFGLVLPALMLNYLGQGALLLTTPEAIKNPFYMMAPGWMVMPLVVLATCASIIASQAVISGAYSVTSQAIQLGFVPRMDIQHTSEREIGQIYMPGINWFLLASVILLVIGFKTSSNLAAAYGFAVTCTMVMTTLLAFMVLGRGLAGWKKYGLYAMLSLFLVVDLALFASNSLKIHEGGWFPLVIGLVAFILMTTWKRGRKMLSAKLLEGEMPLTGFVESLEAHPPQRVEGISIFMTANTDTVPHALLHNLKHNKVLHEQVVFLTVQTNDIPYVPLKERVTVRRLGESFYQIVATFGFKEEPNIPAVLLQVTQLQPELVFDEMNTSFFLSRETIVEAKYPSMSWWRRRLFSLMSRNATRVTNFFKIPPNRVVEMGMQVEL; encoded by the coding sequence ATGTCGACTTCTCAAGCGCAGGATCCAAAAAAGCTGGCTGGACTGATCGTTGGTGCGATTGGTGTGGTCTATGGCGATATTGGTACTAGCCCGCTGTACACTCTGAAAGAATGTTTTAACGGCCATGTGGCCCTTGATTTAAATCCAGCGAATATTTTAGGGGTTTTATCGCTGATTTTTTGGAGCCTGATGATCGTCGTTTCGACGAAATACATCATGTTCATTATGCGCGCAGATAATCGCGGCGAAGGCGGCATTTTGGCCTTGATGGCCTTGGCCGCGCGTAATGCCACACCTGGTTCTCGCAAGGCCATGTGGATTACCATTATTGGTCTATTTGGCGCAGCCTTGTTTTATGGCGACTCGATCATTACCCCGGCGATTTCTGTGCTTTCGGCATTAGAGGGGATTAGCATTGTTTCGCATACCTTTGATCCCTACATTATTCCAATTGCTATTGCGGTGATGGTGGCGCTGTTTTGGATTCAAGCGCGCGGTACGGCCAGTATGGGCAAGTTATTTGGCCCGATTACCATTGCTTGGTTTTTGGCATTGGCGGGCTTAGGCATTGCACAAATTATTCAAGCGCCTGAAGTTTTAAAAGCGCTTAACCCTTTGTATGCGATTGAGTTTTTTATCGGCAGTCCAAAAATTGCCTTTATTTTACTCGGTGCGGTGGTGTTGGCTTTAACCGGTGCTGAGGCTTTATATGCCGATATGGGGCACTTTGGTCGTCCGGCGATTCGCTATGCGTGGTTTGGCTTGGTATTGCCTGCTTTGATGCTTAATTATCTCGGCCAGGGCGCGCTATTGTTGACCACCCCCGAAGCGATTAAAAATCCATTTTATATGATGGCACCGGGATGGATGGTCATGCCGCTGGTGGTATTGGCCACTTGTGCGTCGATTATTGCTTCGCAAGCGGTGATTTCTGGGGCGTATTCGGTCACTAGCCAAGCGATTCAGCTCGGCTTTGTGCCGAGGATGGATATCCAGCATACGTCTGAGCGTGAAATTGGTCAGATTTATATGCCGGGGATTAATTGGTTTTTATTGGCCTCGGTGATTTTATTGGTCATTGGTTTTAAAACATCGAGTAATTTGGCGGCCGCGTATGGTTTTGCGGTGACCTGCACCATGGTGATGACCACTTTGTTGGCGTTTATGGTCTTGGGACGTGGTTTGGCCGGTTGGAAAAAGTACGGCTTATATGCCATGTTGAGCTTATTTTTAGTCGTTGATTTGGCGTTGTTTGCTTCAAACTCGCTCAAAATCCATGAGGGTGGCTGGTTCCCATTGGTGATTGGTTTAGTGGCCTTTATCTTGATGACGACTTGGAAACGCGGTCGTAAGATGCTTTCGGCGAAATTGCTTGAAGGTGAAATGCCATTAACTGGCTTTGTGGAAAGCCTTGAAGCGCATCCGCCGCAGCGCGTGGAAGGGATTTCAATCTTTATGACCGCCAATACCGATACGGTGCCGCATGCTTTATTACATAATTTAAAACACAATAAAGTGCTGCATGAGCAAGTGGTGTTTTTGACGGTGCAAACCAATGATATTCCCTATGTGCCACTGAAAGAGCGCGTCACAGTGCGGCGATTGGGGGAAAGTTTTTACCAAATTGTGGCGACGTTTGGCTTTAAAGAAGAACCCAATATTCCTGCTGTTTTGTTGCAAGTGACCCAGTTGCAGCCGGAGTTGGTATTTGATGAAATGAATACCTCGTTCTTCTTGTCGCGTGAAACGATTGTTGAGGCGAAATATCCATCAATGAGCTGGTGGCGTCGCCGCTTGTTTAGCTTGATGAGTCGCAATGCAACGCGGGTAACGAACTTCTTTAAAATCCCACCGAACCGTGTGGTTGAAATGGGGATGCAGGTAGAGCTATAG
- a CDS encoding CBS domain-containing protein, giving the protein MTTARQMLAAKNKHETIAVSPNATVYQALQMMADANIGAILVMENDKLVGIFSERDYARKVVLMGKTSSGTPVAEIMTHKLLCVPPNATTNECMGLMTEKRIRHLPVLDGDTVLGVLSIGDLVHEKMAEQEFTIEQLEQYIYS; this is encoded by the coding sequence ATGACAACCGCACGTCAAATGCTCGCCGCCAAAAACAAACACGAGACCATCGCAGTCTCTCCAAATGCAACAGTCTATCAAGCCTTACAAATGATGGCCGATGCCAATATCGGTGCCATTTTAGTGATGGAAAACGACAAACTCGTCGGGATTTTCTCCGAGCGAGATTACGCGCGCAAAGTCGTTCTGATGGGAAAAACCTCATCTGGCACACCGGTTGCCGAAATCATGACGCATAAATTACTGTGCGTTCCCCCCAATGCCACTACCAATGAATGTATGGGGCTCATGACTGAAAAACGTATTCGTCACCTACCGGTACTGGACGGCGATACCGTACTGGGCGTGTTATCGATCGGTGATTTGGTGCATGAAAAAATGGCCGAGCAAGAATTCACCATTGAGCAACTTGAGCAATATATTTACAGCTAA
- a CDS encoding efflux RND transporter periplasmic adaptor subunit has product MLNKWSVTLLAAMLVLAGCKSEQKPVEEIRPVRTMVVGGALPAAAEVYSGEVKAQHEVPLGFRIPGKIISRAVSVGDTVKKGQVLAQLDAGDVALNATAARAALSSAQAQLAQAKLDYQRSQDLHAQNFVSQAEVDKRQTALISAQKLTEQAKAQVDLANNQASYTQLTADGDGVITQTLAEPGAVVAAGQSVLMLAKAGQYEAVIDVPENRVQAWQPGQKVAVQLWADANRELVGTVSEVAPAADSKTRTFRVKVALPEKNAAALGMTIQVSQVFASKEIPNEISVPMSAVFGKEQMMRVWLVDDKNTVHSQAITVLGHQGQQVRIQGIPAKSIVVTAGVHLLREGQKIKVLPSTQGAQQ; this is encoded by the coding sequence ATGCTTAATAAATGGTCAGTGACACTACTTGCTGCGATGCTAGTTTTAGCCGGTTGTAAATCAGAACAAAAACCGGTCGAAGAAATTCGTCCGGTGCGCACCATGGTGGTGGGTGGGGCCTTACCTGCGGCGGCTGAGGTGTATAGCGGCGAGGTGAAAGCGCAGCATGAAGTCCCGTTGGGATTTCGCATTCCCGGCAAAATAATTTCTCGCGCGGTGAGCGTGGGCGATACGGTGAAAAAAGGTCAGGTGTTAGCGCAACTCGATGCTGGCGATGTGGCGCTCAACGCCACGGCGGCGCGCGCGGCTTTGTCTTCAGCACAGGCGCAGTTAGCGCAAGCCAAGCTCGATTATCAGCGCTCGCAAGATTTGCACGCACAGAATTTTGTTAGCCAGGCCGAGGTGGATAAGCGACAAACGGCACTGATTTCAGCGCAAAAACTTACTGAGCAAGCCAAGGCGCAAGTGGATTTGGCGAATAATCAGGCGAGCTATACCCAGCTCACTGCCGATGGTGATGGCGTGATTACGCAAACCTTGGCCGAACCGGGGGCGGTGGTGGCTGCTGGGCAATCGGTGCTGATGTTGGCTAAAGCTGGGCAGTATGAGGCGGTGATTGATGTGCCAGAAAATCGCGTTCAAGCGTGGCAGCCAGGGCAAAAAGTGGCGGTGCAGCTGTGGGCCGATGCCAACCGTGAATTGGTCGGTACGGTGAGCGAAGTCGCACCCGCGGCCGATAGTAAAACCCGCACGTTTCGAGTTAAGGTCGCGCTACCAGAAAAAAATGCCGCAGCACTGGGTATGACGATACAGGTGAGTCAAGTATTTGCCTCTAAAGAGATACCTAATGAAATATCGGTACCCATGTCGGCGGTGTTTGGTAAAGAGCAAATGATGCGAGTGTGGTTAGTTGATGATAAAAACACCGTGCATAGCCAAGCCATTACCGTGTTGGGTCATCAAGGTCAGCAAGTTCGAATTCAAGGTATTCCAGCCAAATCGATCGTGGTGACTGCTGGGGTGCATTTATTGCGTGAAGGGCAAAAAATCAAAGTCTTGCCATCAACGCAAGGAGCGCAGCAATGA